The segment CATTGCGGTCGAACCGGAGGTCCTGTTGATGGACGAACCCTGCTCGGCGCTCGATCCTATTGCGACAATGAAGATTGAGGAACTGATCGCCACTCTCAAGCACAACTACACCATCGTGATTGTAACCCATAACATGCAACAGGCGGCCAGGGTCTCCGATTACACGGCGTTCCTGTACCTTGGTCAACTGGTGGAGTACGATCTGACCAGGCAACTCTTTGTGAAGCCATCCAAGAAACAGACGGAGGACTATATTACGGGCCGTTTCGGCTAGGATCACACCATGAGACCGATGCAGCGACATTTCGACGAGCAGTTGCAAGAGCTGAAGGAGCGCGTGCTGACCATGGGCGGTCTGGCCGAAACCATGATCGCCAAGAGCGTCAAGGCGCTTGTAGAACGGAGCGAGGTATTGGTGCAGGAGGTCTTCGCCCACGAGGAAGAGATGGACCGGTACTGTATCGATACCGACGAACGCTGCTTTACACTGCTCGCCCTGCATCAGCCGATGGCCGGCGACCTTCGTTTTATCGCCGTCGCCATTAAGATCAACAGCGACATCGAGCGGATCGGCGATCTGGCGGTCAACATCGCTCAGGCGACCACGTCGCTCATTACCCAACCGGCGCTCAAGCCGCTCATCGATATCCCGCGAATGGCTCAACTCTGTCAGGAGATGGTCAAGAAAAGCCTGGACGCGTTCGTAGCACAGGACCCGGAGTTGGCGCGGATCGTCATCGAGTCGGATGATCCCATCGATCGCTTGCGGGACCAGGTCTTCGGGGATCTCCTCAACTATATGACGCATGATCCCGCCGCGGTCCCCAGGGCCTTGGATCTGATTCTGGTCTCACGCTGCCTCGAACGGATTGCCGACCACGCAACCAATATCGCGGAGGATGTGGTCTATATCGTGCGAGGCGAGGATGTCCGTGAGCGCGGCGACAAAGAGATCCGGAAGGGCATGAGACGCCGGGCAGAGGTCGCACCGTTGATGTCCGGCACCGATCGCAAGGCGGTCCTTGCGGCGCACAGGCTGATGCCGGAAGAGCGGGAGTTTCTGACGTTGCTTGAATCCGCCGCACAGAACCTGCTCGGGGCCGCCAGGCTTCTGCAGGCCATGTTCGACGAGTATGTCGACCCCGAGGCGACATGGCGAAAGATCAGGGAGATCGAACATGAAGGTGACGCCATTACCCACCGCATTATGAAGAAGCTGAACCAGACCTTTATCCCGTTCATCGACCGGCAGGAGCTTCGCGCGCTCACATCGGCCCTCGATGATGTCGTGGACTTCATCGAGGCGGCAGCCTCCAGGATGGTACTCTATAAGATCGAGCAGCCGACGCAGTCATCCCGCG is part of the Candidatus Methylomirabilota bacterium genome and harbors:
- a CDS encoding DUF47 domain-containing protein: MSGTDRKAVLAAHRLMPEEREFLTLLESAAQNLLGAARLLQAMFDEYVDPEATWRKIREIEHEGDAITHRIMKKLNQTFIPFIDRQELRALTSALDDVVDFIEAAASRMVLYKIEQPTQSSREMVSVITTSAEQVVKAVGHLPTFVGVNEICVEINRLENLADDLYRRAIASLFEGEQPILEVAKWKEVYELLEGVTDRCEDVANVVETIVLKHS